Part of the Benincasa hispida cultivar B227 chromosome 11, ASM972705v1, whole genome shotgun sequence genome, ATTCCATGTAAAGGAAGGCTAACTGCTTGCTAGCCGGGAGTTGTATGAGCAGTAACGTCCACATACAACTCTGTGAGAAGAGCGATGGACAGAAATGGCCTTGTTGTACCTCACTCTCGTCTTCAATGGGGTTGCCCTTTTTTTCTAAGGGGAGTATGCCAACATGATCTTAATGAGGTGCAGGGCTTTGCATTTGACATTCGTTGGGCATCCCTCTTCGGGGGCCTGCATCCCGACGTTTTTATGCAATAAACCCCTCCGGCCAAAGACTAGTGGTAAGTGGTCCTACGGAGCTTTCGGAGAAAGATAGCATAGTGTATAAGCACAGCAACAAACCGCGACAAACCCTCAGACTGCCTATCTAAGATTAAGGAGGAGATCCTCAGTAGTGGTGACCCTTTTACTCTTCCACGGACTGATATATGTACTGAATGCTCATACGGAAAAGTTGACTCATGAGTCTAGAACCTAAGGGTTCGGTTGCTCCAAGAAATCTCCTTTCTTTCTCGTCCACTCAGGGGGGTGCGGACACACCTGCGCGGATTACAGGTGACGGTTACAAGAATGGCGGGGAAGTGAACAGTACCCGACGACATTCAGGGATGGATCTAAACCCATCGGGTAGGGATAATCATTCTGGTCCTAGGAGAGGTGGCGACCATTCTCAAGAACCAAAAAGACTGAGATGAGGGAAGCCTTATGAGCCACTGAAATGACAATGGGAGGGTCCTTAATCTACCAATAGAGGGAGCAAAATAGGGATTTGCTCCCCTTTACAATATGAAGAAAGAAATCAGGGTCAAACTTTAAACCGCTCACAGTAGTTCAACCTATagaaaaaatcatgaaaaaagGCTATCAGAATGGTACTCGAATCCATTTACGATCCCGACTGTAAGAAACTTCCCTTACAAGCTTCTTTtggtattaatattattatatttttctaaaaaaaaatgaatggtaAGAAAGGTCGAAAAAGTAAATTAAGTCAAACATTTGTGTAAAATAACAGCTTATTAGGTTATTCatgtgaaaaaagaaaagttcgGATAATTGTATAAATAGACCTATTTATTTAGACTATGTGTAGAAAACCCTTAAAAAATTctaataaaattggtttataaTTTATGATGTTGGTGAAAAACTTGCACGCAGGTCTAAAGCATTCCTCTAACCCACTCCTCTAGTCTGGGTGTGTTGTTGGAGCCGACTTATGCAAAAACTATTTATCCCGGTGTGAAGTCGAGCCGAGTATATTCCAATGCCTAAGTTAGTATAAAGAATATTTAACTTAACTAAGCACGGAGAGAGTTACTTACTCCTTACATTATCAATATGAGGCTATTTATAAGGCCCTCCCTCTGACACCTGCTTGAGAGATGCATGATATCTACGACGTCAAAATAGAAATGGCCCTTGAGATTACAGAGTGTCAGCGACTAACTCGGTTCGGTCATTTTTCTTTTGGTGAGATTTCACGAGCTTAACTGTTCAACCCAAAACCTGAGAGTTTTGACTTTCCCTTTTGAGACACATGGACCTTATGCGAACCTCGTTTTCAGGGCTTAGACATATCTATAGACTTTAAGCCTTATCTGAAGCAATCATCAACACGTCATAAATCTATCTAAGATTTTAGTAAGGGTGGTTTTCCAAAGGTATCCAATAAATATTAGATGGGTATTTTCAACCATTTTCAAACTTCCCTTCCGTCTCCTTATAAATACCTATAATCAATATTCAATAAcattcaattaaaaattaacccTACTTATAATTTTTACAATATCGAGTGAACTTAATTCAATGAAATTGGTATGCATTCCATCCTTAGAGATCTAAGATTCAATCCCTTGTCCCACACTTGTGctaaaaaatgggaaaaaaaacttGTACAATATCTATTTCAATATCTAatcttgaaaaaacaaatatcATGCAATAGACATGTTGAAAGCCAAGTTATCTgtttattagaattaaaataaacgctttaaaatgattaaatacaACAAACTTAAAAACTTAGGAATAAAATTAAACCTTTTAGAAGCTTAcaaccaaactaaaataatctttAACTTTAATATGTGATTCAAATAAACTttgtaaaaatttatttttagctTTAAACTTCGAAGTTATTCCAAGAAATATACACttcaagattttattttttttttttttgttgaacaCATAAACTGACAATAATCTTTTAAGATAAATAAATGGTAATTAAAATCTTAATTATCTTCTATTTTACATAAATGTCCATCCAGAACTATTATCACGTGTCTTCTATTTTACATGAATGTCCATCCTTTATTATGTACACCACAAAAGTTTTTTGAACCAATCCAAAAATCGGGGCaactaccaaaaaaaaaaaaaagaaccagTGTGGgcaacccaaaccaacccataGGTCATGCACGTCAGGAAGCTGAGCAATGGCGACGGCTGAGATTGAGATGAAGTTTAGAGTGAGAAAAGAGGGAGGTTTACATACTGTGTCATGTAATAGGGAGAGGATGATGACAGAGGAGCTGAGGGTGAGAAGGTCGTAACCTGCTAACCAAACCAAAAATTCGATTTTGCAAAAGTCCACctaactaaaattgaaaacttttccaccaacCAAATCCAACCCTTGCCATTTTGGTTTGAGTTGTTTGGATCATTTAGGAGACTGTTTAATACTAAGTTGTTCTTTGTCATTCTAATTCCGTTTTAGGCAAACAAGAGTTTTAGATGGTAAAGAGTCAAGAGTTTTAGATGGTAAAGAGTGGGCTAAAGTGAACTCCGTCCTTAGAGGTCGGAGATTTATTCCCTCACCTGCAATTATTGTGAAGAGTTGCCAACcctcccaaaggaaacacattTTCTTCAACATACTCTCTCTTCAACATACTCTCACACAGAAGCCAATGTTTGGACCATTGACAAATTTGTCTCTAAGCTTGTAATAAGCATTGAAAATTCTTCACATTTGGCTTCAAAACACTACCCATCATAACATAGTTCGAAAGAAAATATAGCCCACCTAAGAAACAAACAAACACTCATTCAACATTCTTCCAATTCTGAATGACCCTTCATACATATTTTAGCTTTGAAGTGATTTCAATCTCCTAACTAACAGGATTGATTACATATGAAGCATACCTGTTCTTCATCGAATTTTCAACCCAACAACTCCTTTTAGAATTTCGATAGATAAAACACAGATAAGTTCAAGGAGACAGAATTCGATTCGAACCCACTCCCTCCAAGAAAACCACTCTTAACAACATCTGAAATATTGCAATCTGTCTTCCTGCATGAATTAGAGTGTCACAAAGTATATAAATAAGCATCAAATCCAGAAACCGAAGATAAACCACATACAATCTTTAAGAGTCGGAATGGACGATTCCTAACAGAAGACACTAGAGCCTACAAGTTACAATCAAGTTAGTTAACAAAGGAGAGATGGGGCGGGGCAAGCCGGGAGGGATGGGGAGAAAAAGACTGACCTAAcatgaaaatattaataaatccAAACCAGACTGCACATTATTTTGTTGTATATTGACAATAACCTGTAGTTATAACCTACATCTGAAGTTCAGAAATATAGTATCCATTAAACAGCATGGATTGGACTGCCACCAGAACTCATGTTTTCACTGCCAGAAGCTGGATTTGCATGGAAAGCAGACCGTCTAGACGACCCCTCAAGTAGTTTCAGTGAAAGCGAAGATGGGCCAGCATGACCAATCGATTCTCCCAGACTGAGTTTTGACATGCCAATCAGCTCGTCAACATTGAGAGGACTCTTCGAATGCACAGCTGTTGGCTTGAGAACCTCATGTGTCTCCTTATTAGTGGTTTCTGCACTGTATCCCGAGTAGAACGGtatagaaaatggaaagaaCGGTGCAACATATGCAGGATATACCACTGGATAACAGCATTGCGGAGCATCTGGCTCAGCAGGTGCTGTTTCTCCATCATTTGAGTTGGTGGAATCCATTGATTCGCATTCTTCATCCACAGTTGGAGGTGTAGGCAATGGGTTATTGCTTTGTGATTCAGCATGTGAACTGTTGACAGATAGAAAGTCTTGCTGCACAATTGAATTCTCAACATGCTGCAAAGAAGTTGTGGAAGGGGGAAAGAAAGAATCAGTAATTGCTATGATTAAAGTAAAAGTAATAAGGCTAATCATATTACTTAATTCACATACATgcataaaactgaaaaattagCATCTTTATTCGAGGATTTCATTACAGAAGAAGGCAAGGTAATTCGCATAAGACTAATACTATCATCATATACATTGGGGAGATGGGGCAATGTTAGTGATTGATTATTCACATTTATAACAGGAGACTAGATGAACTGCACAACTAGAATGTTTGTATTTTAGTGGAGTAATAGCATCCTTGTGATATGAAAGAGCTAAAATTTTGGACACGTATATGCATTTAAAAATGGATGGATGAGAGTACAAACTTCGTCAGCAACAATATCAAATAAACTGGAGCGCCTCTTTCGTCTTGATACATTGGTCTGCcttatgaaatatttttgggCATGGCTTGCCACTTGTGTAGGTGTCCTAGATACAACATAATTACGTGCTATCCCACGCCAGTCTCCTTTTCCAAGTTTCTGTAATCCCAATAAAAACATCCTATGTTCCTCCTCAGTCCATGGAACACCTGTGCATAACCAAACACACATGTAAGAATGATCGATTGATTCTCATTAACCCATCAAAGGTAATTGTAGAGAATTCAAATATCCTACTCCTGGTTacctattttcaaaaaaatactaatattaatataatacaatacTAGTATATAAGGATATTTGTAGTTTATGACATGCTAAAAGAGTACGAaaaatttataatcaaatttaGAAAGTAGAGAGACAACCAGCACGAATGATTGTGTCCTCTTGAAATAACACAAAAAGGGAAAAGTTTCTTTCATCAGGCACGGGCAGAAGAGTCAATCTTTGTGAATGTCTTTACCTCTTTAAAGGaaaactttttttcaaaattcatctCCTCCTCCACTCTGtttctcataatttttctttatttgttaaggTTAAATACATTTAACCTTTTTCCTTGATTCCTCTGGTTAGAGTGTAAGCACAGGAACATAAGCTGACCTTGTTCGTTAACATGAATTGGGAATAAAAATGTCTCAAAATACTATGTTAGGCAGAGAATTTTGAATATATGTTTAGTAGAATCCATTTTGACAAAAATAtatgagtatatatatatatagagagagagagagacaggAACTTAGATATATAGAAGATGCCTATACACAAAGAAAGAAGGCATAGAGAAGGCAGTATTTAACAAaccaatgaataggatattctATTTTCAACCCCACTCTATGTTTATGAACATGAAACTAGATGGACAAAGAAGACATCAAAACATATGGTTTCAAGAATTGAATTAAATGGATTGGTGATTTTTGCAAATCATTTCCGAAAACAGGGTGCCACATGAGGTTAGCAATTGCACAGTAACTCTTGTTtccaaaaacataaaaaaataaaaaggaaaataaattggGTACCGACCAATTTCTCCATCAAATTTTTCCTCTAACAAGGAAACAATACTTTTCTTAGCCCACATCCATTTCCAAAATTCTCTACTTAGATTCCTTCCATTTATCCAAAGTATAATTACATAAAATCCAAGCCCATCACAGAGGAAAAGGAAACAGTAATCCATGAATCAAAACAGTCcaccaccaaaaaaaaaaaaaaaaaaaaaaaaaatccctgaATCGAAAAGATAACCATGCAAAGTCCAGCAAACTTGAACAAAATCAAACAAGAATAGCagaaataattcaaattaaagtaAAAACTCCCAAACCTTTCTTCCTCTCACGGCAACTAGAAGACGAGCCAGGAACGAAATCCTCCGACGCATATCCGTCAGCCGCACCGCCATGCTCAGGAGTCTCTCCGGGAGAAGCCGGATTGTTCGACCCGCTTTGAAGAGCACCCGACCCGGATCCTGCGTAGTGGTTCAGATTCCCCATACTAGCACTCTTCCGGATGGAACCGTCAGTCAATCGAACTCCAAAGAGCTTCACACCGCGATTCGGACAAGTCCGAGAGTTGTGGCCATTGTGGCTGCAATGTGAGCACCGCCGCGTCATCGTTCCGCCGCCGGATCGATCGGAATACGCCGCCGCTTTcagaaatcaaactcaaattcaACCAGATCAGAGCATGATCCGATCGAAAAACGAGAAATTAGGGTTAGATTTTGTTCTACACAGAAAGCAAATTTcgggattttttttctttctttctttctttcttttttttttttttttttttgttcctttttttcTCCCTCAGCTTTCGCAGgtgggagagaaagagagaagacCGACTATATCCAACACTATCCATTTATCGGCCTTGGATAAATGTTAATTATTCCTCTGCTTCATGTTTCACTTTCTTATTGTGTCTCTCTCAATCTCAACCGTCCACGTTTTTTCTATCTTGATGTTCTCACTCATTAACGgttgaaatatatatttcatagaaaTTTCCACCGTCATTCAGATACGAAGCCTATGTCCATctgtatttattatttattttgaatgtttctttattcttttttccatatttattgcgaatttaaaatttaataaatttcttacgTTAAAAAATGGGATtttcaaatatgaaaaaataagaTAACTATTTAgataaaatagcaaaattttaattttctttgataaaGGTTGATAGAAGTGTATAAGTGATAGAAAACtaatagaggttgatagaaatTTATTAGTATCCATCAATGTTTTTTTCTACTATtcctgtaaatagtttgacattttttctatctgtgaaaaattttttaaaaaaatattattttgacctATATATGGGGgagtttgttatattttaacatttgtactttcatatatttaatattagttatatactttataaattttaaattaatttttatcaagattagataaataaaaataatatttttaagatTCATATgctaataaataacaaaaatattttttttaagaaaccaaCAATGAACTAACAATACAAACTAAATTTAAggtttattgaaaatatataaattgaaaattgaacatttaaagTATAGTTTCCGTTTGgtaatgatttagtttttgagttttggtttttgaaaatcaagtctatcgacccaaaaaaaaaagtaactttttaaaacttgtttttgtttttgaatttgactaagaatccaaccattaaacttaagaaatatgtaaatcatggtaagaaatgaagagaaaatacgcctaatttttaaaaataaaaaataaaaaataaaattattatcaaacggGACTAAAATTCATTgcatataatttttctttagtaCAAATAAGAATAGGTGATTTAAACTGTGAATCTCAAAGTTTTTAGTACACTCAGATATCAATAGAATTATGTTCTATTATGTTATTCGATACAATTAGTTTTATGGtaaatgtttcatttttttcaatgcTAAAATGAATTTTGGGGAGAAAAatctttatatattatttataggTGATGTTGGATACTGAAACGGATTTTTGGATTTTATGACAagaattttgatttgttttatatttataatcttaaAGTAAGAAAGGAGTTTTTTCATgactttattatttatttttaatggaGATGTATATTCTTGGACTTTCTAAATTTTTGTCATTATAAGATGACTTTGATTATCTTCTTTAACAAATTACGTAAAAAGTGAGTATGGAtaagaaaaaattattcaatgtgGTTGGTAATTTTATACTATTTTGATATGGATTTGAAAATCTACTCATTCTCTAATAATTACTAGATATAAATTCAATGTACTTTTATTAATTCTCTGTCATACATCTAACAGTACAAAACTGTCAGTCATATTATAACACTCTTCACAAATAATTTCGCGTGAATAAGGTGTGGACGATTGCATCCATCCTAATTAAGATTAAATTAGGTTGGATTATAACGTGCCTTATGGAATTGTTTCTTTAATGAGTTTGTTTGTAGATAGACTCAACTGACAAAGTGTGATGCCAAAAAGAGCAGTGAAAAAGCATTATGTACATCTTTGAGTGGTCGAAGCTTTGAATTCTTCCATTTCACATGTAacgtaatattttaaaaatgaatacaaatttaaaatatggtcatatgttttaatatagttaaaaatattttttgtccaTATACTTGAAGTAATCATTTAGctctaaattttgatatttgataatCGAGAATAATACATTTTTGGTCTTTGGATTTTGactctagtttttatttggttcatAGGTCTTAAAATGCTAcatatttagtctttaaattttgagttttgtttcaatttagtccctaaatttcaaaatgttacaattttactctagagatttgaattttgtttcaatttgatccatggatttcaagattttacatttctaacctcaatttttcataaaatacttactttcaatcatttgtcaatttctattaattaattaaaaataattagaagtgaaattttttaaaaagtgataaaaataatgaaacttaattaattagagttcttttaacgatttttaatttattaacataaattaacctCAAGAGAtgaaaagtgagtatttagtgaaaatttgaagttaaaagtataaaccTCTAGacatagaaactaaattgaagCAAAATCCAAATGTTAAGGGTAAAGTTGTAGCATTTTGAAACATAGGgactaaaactaaaatcaaacgcaaaatttaaggactaaatatgTAACGTTTTGAAACCTATAgactaaatagaaattagacccAAAACTTAGGAatcaaaaatgtatttttcccTTGATAATTTAATCTATCTAATTTAAAATGTATAACAATTTTGGTTCTTTATTAGTTTTTCAACAGAAAATATATTAAACcttaacaatattaatatttttagacTAAAGTATTATAAACTTTTAACTATTGATTGTAAA contains:
- the LOC120091939 gene encoding LOW QUALITY PROTEIN: uncharacterized protein LOC120091939 (The sequence of the model RefSeq protein was modified relative to this genomic sequence to represent the inferred CDS: inserted 4 bases in 3 codons; substituted 3 bases at 3 genomic stop codons), whose product is MSSGTVHFPAILVTVTCNPRRCVRTPLSGRERKEISWSNRTLRFXTHESTFPYEHSIGSLRVCRGLLLCLYTMLSFSESSVGPLTTSLWPEGFIAXKRXGCRPPKRDAQRMSNAKPCTSLRSCWHTXPXKKRATPLKTRVRYNKAISVHRSSHRVVCGRYCSYNSRLASXVSLPLHGMEVWMN
- the LOC120091106 gene encoding transcription factor KUA1; the encoded protein is MTRRCSHCSHNGHNSRTCPNRGVKLFGVRLTDGSIRKSASMGNLNHYAGSGSGALQSGSNNPASPGETPEHGGAADGYASEDFVPGSSSSCRERKKGVPWTEEEHRMFLLGLQKLGKGDWRGIARNYVVSRTPTQVASHAQKYFIRQTNVSRRKRRSSLFDIVADEHVENSIVQQDFLSVNSSHAESQSNNPLPTPPTVDEECESMDSTNSNDGETAPAEPDAPQCCYPVVYPAYVAPFFPFSIPFYSGYSAETTNKETHEVLKPTAVHSKSPLNVDELIGMSKLSLGESIGHAGPSSLSLKLLEGSSRRSAFHANPASGSENMSSGGSPIHAV